The DNA region AAATCGCCGTGACACCGGAAATGCGTGACCTGATCGACAATCCGCGCATCAGTCGTCCGCAACTTGCCGAGCTGTTTGCCGAGATCGGTGGAGAGGCTTTTGACCAGCGCTTCAAGCGCTTCCTCCACACGCTTGCTCGCAACGACCGCTTCGAACTGTTGCCGGAGATTGTTGCCCAGTTTGAGCGTTTGCGGCGGGAAGCGGAGCAGCGCGTCCACGTGCAGGTGACATCGGCCTACCCGCTGGAGACGGCCGAACAGCAAACTCTGATTGACCGGCTGAAAATGCGATTCGGTCGCGAGGTGGATCTGGAGATCGAAGTGGACCAGTCGCTGATCGGCGGCGTGGTCATCCGTAGTGGCGACGAGGTGATCGACGGTAGTGTCCGTGGTCGTCTCGAACAACTGGGCAGGCAACTGGCGGTGTAACCGCCGGTGCCGAAAGCGACCCATCGGTCGGGCCCAACCAAGGAACCCAATTCTCAAGGATTGCGAAAATGCAGCAGACCCTCAACCCTTCTGAAATATCCGAGCTGATCCGCAAGCGGGTCGAGGAATTCGAAGTCACTTCGGATGCCCGAACCGAAGGCACGGTGCTCAGCGTGTCCGACGGCATTTGTCGCCTGCACGGCCTGGCCGACGTGATGCAGGGCGAGATGATCGAATTCCCGGGCGACACCTTCGGCCTGGCGCTGAACCTTGAGCGTGACTCGGTCGGTGCCGTGGTCATGGGTGAGTACAAGCACATCAAGGAAGGCGATACGGTGCGTTGTACCGGTCGCATTCTGCAGGTGCCGGTGGGCGAGGGACTGCTCGGTCGAGTTGTCGACGCGCTGGGCAACCCGATTGACGGTGCCGGCCCCATCGATGCAGCCGGTTCGGAGCCGATCGAGAAAATCGCCCCGGGCGTCATTACCCGTCAGGGAGTGGACCAGCCGGTACAGACCGGGCTGAAGTCCATCGACGCCATGGTGCCCATCGGGCGCGGGCAGCGAGAGCTGATCATCGGTGACCGCCAGACCGGCAAGACCGCAGTCGCCATCGACGCGATCATCAACCAGAAGGGCGCCGGCATCAAGTGCATTTATGTTGCCGTTGGCCAGAAGGCATCCTCTGTTGCCGGCGTAGTGAGCAAGCTCGAAGAACACGGTGCCATGGACCACACCATCGTCGTGGCTGCCAACGCTTCCGAGTCAGCCGCCATGCAGTACATCGCACCGTATGCCGGTTGCGCCATGGGCGAGTATTTCCGTGATCGCGGTGAAGATGCACTGATCATTTACGACGACCTGACCAAGCAGGCCTGGGCCTACCGCCAGGTATCGCTGCTGCTCAGGCGTCCACCGGGCCGCGAAGCCTACCCGGGTGACGTGTTCTATCTCCATTCGCGTCTGCTCGAGCGTGCCGCACGAGTCAACGCCGACTACGTGGAAAAGCAGACCAACGGCGAGGTCAAGGGCAAGACCGGCTCACTGACTGCCCTGCCGATCATCGAAACCCAGGCCGGTGACGTGTCGGCGTTTGTCCCGACCAACGTCATCTCCATTACCGATGGTCAGATCTTCCTGGAAACCGACCTGTTCAATGCCGGTATTCGCCCGGCCATCAACGCCGGTCTTTCCGTTTCGCGTGTCGGTGGGTCGGCGCAGACCAAGGTCATCAAGAAGCTGGGTGGCGGGGTTCGAATCGCGCTGGCCCAGTACCGTGAACTGGCTGCCTTCTCGCAGTTTGCTTCCGATCTTGACGAAACCACCCGCAAGCAGCTCGAGCGTGGCCAGCGCATCACCGAACTGATGAAGCAGGCCCAGTACTCGCCGATGTCGGTGGCCGAGATGGCGGTCAGCCTGTTTTCCGGCAACGAAGGCTACCTCGATGACCTCGAGCTCAGCCAGGTGGTGCCGTTTGAAAGAGCGTTGATCGACTACATGAACAACACCCACGGGGAGTTGATGGACAAGATCAACCAGACCGGCGACTGGAACGACGAACTGGCCGGCGAGATGAAGAAAGCGCTGGACGAGTTCAAGTCCACCGGCAGCTGGTAATCGTAACAACGACTCGCAGACCCGGGAATCTCGCCGTCAGGTACGTCGCCGAGTCCCGAGTCCCGAGTCCCGAGTCCCGAGAGGAAACATGAGCGGCTCCAAGGAAATCGTAGGCAAGATCAAGAGCGTCCAGAATACGCGCAAGGTGACCAGTGCGCTGGAGATGGTCTCGGCCAGCAAGATCCGCAAGGCCCAGGACCAGATGCAGGCAACCCGACCCTATGCCCGCATGATGCGGCAGGTGATCGGGCATCTCGCCCACGCCAACCTGGAAGAGGAGCACCCGTTTACCACCGAACGCGAAACAATCAAGCGGGTGGGTTTCATCATCATTGCCACCGACCGTGGCTTGTGTGGCGGACTGAACAACAACATGTTCCGCAAGCTGCTCGCGGAATTCCGCAAGTGGCAGGACCAGGGTGTCGAGGTCACGACCGTGGTGGTCGGCCGCAAGGCCGCCCAGTTTTTCCGTCGCCTGAACGTGGAGATTTCCGCCGCAACCCAGGACTTGGGCGAGCAACCGCGCCTGGAAGACCTGATCGGTACTGTCAAGGTTTGCCTGGATGACTACCGCGAAGGTCGACTCGACCGCCTGTTCCTGTGCTACAACCACTTCGTAAACACCATGACGCAGAAGGCGACTTTCGACCAGCTTCTGCCACTGCCGCCGGGCGATGACGAGCCCATGCTGCAGTACTGGGACTACATCTACGAACCCGATGCGATGGAGCTGCTCGACGAGTTCCTCACTCGCTACCTGGAAACCCTGGTCTACCAGGCATCGCTGGAGAACCTGGCCAGCGAGCACGCCGCGCGCATGGTGGCGATGAAGAACGCCTCGGACAACGCCAACAACCTGATCGACGAGCTCAAGCTGGTCTACAACAAGGCCCGCCAGGCCGCGATTACGCAGGAGATCTCCGAGATTGTTGGTGGTGCAGCGGCTGTGTGATGGAACGAGGTGAAAGGTAAAAGGTAAGAGGTGAAAGGACTGACTGGGCTCCTTTTACTTTTCACCTTTTGCCTTTCACCGCAATCGAAAAACCCGGCTTCAGCGATGTGCATGCACGGAAGCCACCCAAATTTTGAGGACTGACAAATGAGTTCCGGAAAGATAGTTCAGATTATCGGTGCCGTGGTTGACGTGGAGTTTCCGCGTGACGCCGTACCCAAGGTCTATGACGCCCTGACCGTGGATGACACCGAGATCACGCTGGAGGTGCAGCAGCAGCTCGGCGACGGTGTGGTACGGACCATCGCCCTGGGTTCGACCGACGGTCTCAAGCGGAACCGCGCCGTGACAAATTCCGGCAAGGCGATCAGCGTACCGGTCGGCAAGAAGACCCTGGGCCGTGTGATGGATGTGCTCGGCAATCCCATTGACGAGGCCGGCGAAATCGGTGCCGAAGAGCACTGGGCCATTCACCGTGCGGCCCCTTCTTTTGAGGACCAGGCCGCCAGCAACGAGCTGCTCGAGACCGGCATCAAGGTCATCGACCTGATCTGCCCGTTTGCCAAGGGCGGCAAGGTGGGCCTGTTCGGTGGCGCCGGTGTGGGCAAGACCGTGAACATGATGGAGCTTATCCGAAACATCGCCATCGAGCACTCCGGCTACTCGGTGTTCGCCGGCGTCGGTGAGCGGACTCGCGAGGGCAACGACTTCTATCACGAGATGAAGGAGTCGAATGTGCTCGACAAGGTCGCCCTGGTCTACGGCCAGATGAACGAGCCGCCGGGTAACCGCCTGCGCGTGGCCCTGACCGGTCTGACCATGGCCGAGTACTTCCGTGACGAAGGCCGTGACGTTCTGATGTTCATCGACAACATCTACCGTTACACGCTGGCCGGCACCGAGGTCTCCGCCCTGCTCGGCCGCATGCCTTCGGCCGTGGGCTACCAGCCGACCCTGGCCGAGGAAATGGGTGTGCTGCAGGAGCGCATTACCTCGACCAAGACCGGTTCGATCACCTCGATCCAGGCCGTTTACGTGCCTGCCGATGACCTGACCGATCCGTCGCCGGCCACCACATTTGCCCACCTGGATGCCACGGTCGTGCTCTCGCGCCAGATCGCCGAGCTGGGCATCTACCCGGCGGTTGATCCGCTCGATTCCACTTCGCGCCAGCTCGATCCGCTGGTGGTGGGACAGGAGCACTACGATGTCGCCCGCAAGGTGCAGGGCACGCTGCAGCGCTACAAGGAACTCAAGGACATCATTGCCATTCTCGGTATGGATGAGCTCTCCGAAGAAGACAAGCTGACGGTGGCCCGGGCCCGAAAGGTCGAGCGTTTCTTCAGTCAGCCCTTCTTCGTGGCCGAGGTCTTTACCGGATTCCCGGGGGTCTACGTGCCGCTCAAGGAAACCATCCGCGGCTTCAAGGGCATTGTCGAAGGCGAGTACGATCATCTGCCCGAGCAGGCCTTTACCATGGTCGGCACCATCGATCAGGCCGTCGAGAAGGGTGAGAAGCTGATCGCCGAAGCGTCCTGAACCCGGGGCCGGTCAAGCCTGACCGGCCAGGGTTTTCGCTCAGCGCACGAACAGAGTGAGTGCATAAATGGCATCAACGATACATTGCGACATTGTCAGTGCCGAGGCCGAGATTTACTCGGGCGAGGCCACCATGGTGGTGGTCCCCGGCGAAGAGGGCGAGCTCGGTATCACGCCGCGTCACGCCCCGCTGCTCACGCGCCTGGTTCCCGGCCAGGTGCGAGTCATCGTGCCCGACAGCGATGAAGAGCTGTTCTATTACATTTCCGGCGGCCTGCTGGAGATTCAGCCTCATGTGGTCACCGTGCTGTCCGATACAGCCCAGCGCGCCTCGGATCTTGACGAGGCCGCTGCGGTCAAGGCCAAGGAAGAAGCCGAACGTGCCATCCATGACCGCACCGCCGGCATGGAGGTGGCTCAGGCCCAGGCTCAACTGGCCGAAGCCATGGCCCAGCTTGCCGCCCTGGACCGGCTGCGCAAGCAACTCAAGCGCTAAGCAAGGCTTTGCCCCCCGTACATCAGCCCTCTCCAGGCCCTCCTGGCGAGGGCTTTTCGCCCCATCCCGGCGCCCTCCTGCCTGAACCATTCCGCCCGGTCGTTTTCCAAACCCCTCGAAAACTGCCATACTGAATCGGCACACAGTGCGAAGGAGGAAGACCATGGCAGGACGATGCTTTACAGTCGTTCTAGTTGGGCTTCTCGTTGCCCTGGGGGGGACGGGTTGTGGTGGCGAGGATCTGCCCGATAACGCCCGACTGGTTGCGGCATTCGACGAGGGTCGGACCGGTATCTGGGTCAGCGGCCACGGGACCGTGACGCAGGTCCTGGCCGATGAGAGTCTCGCCATTGGTCTGCCGAGACAACGCTTCAATGTCCAGATTGCCGACAGTCTATCGGTGATTGTCTACCACTCCAGCAGCGAGGGCCGACGCGTGCCGGCCCAGCGCGGAGATATGGTTGCCTTTCAGGGCCGCTACGAGTGGAATGCCCGGGGCGGTGAAGTGACGCGGACCCATGCTGACCACGCCCAGGCGGGTGGTGGCGGCTGGATTCGTCACGAAGGTCAGACCTACAAGTAGCCGCTACCCCTGGCCTGGATTCCGGAAAGCGAACTGCCCCGGATCAGGGCCGTTCGCCGCTGAAGGAGGTGGGCTCGGCGCCGGTAATCTCCCCGGTGCGGGCTGTTTCGTGGACATAGAGCCGCACCTCGCGTTCGATGCGTACCGGCCCCTCGACGACCACATCGGCACCGATCACCACCCGGGGCGGCTCGGAGCGAATCTGCGTGCCACGCGTCTCACGCATGTGAAGTTCACCCTCGACGTGCGTACCGTCAAGCAACTCCACATGACCATTGGCGCCGACCACACTACCGACCTGGCTTGCGCGAATCTCGATAGCGCCGTTGGTCGTGGCCACCCGTTCCGTCACATGTCCGCCTTCGCCGATACGAATGCGACCATTGGTCGCTTCCACCGTGCCGGCGACGCTCACTGATTCGGCCAATTCGATGGCGCCATTGGTCGTCTTGATATCCCCGTTGACTCGGACCTGCGCGCCGACACGCACGCGACCATTGGTATTACTCACACCTTCGATACGCGCTTCCGAACCGATCTCGATGGCGCCATTGTTGTTGCGGACCTCACCGGCACGGGTTCCCGCGCCGACGGAAATGGCGCCGTTGACGTTACGTACATCACCATCGATGGTGCAGTCCCGACCGATGCGAATCGCCCCGTTGACATTGCGCACATCGCCGTCGACATGCTCCCCGTCCCCGATCTGAATGCCCCGGTTGACCGCCCCGCAGCCCGATGCCAGCAGCACGCAGAGCATGACCAGCAGAACTCTGTAGGATTGCATATCAGTTCTCCACTTGAATGACGGCGATCATTGTGCGCCCAAATTGTTGCTGCTGCCAGTGCTGAAAGTCACTGCGGCAGAACCCGGCCATTCCGAAGGGCTCAGGGGGTTGAGATGTTCTTGCTCAGGGCTGAAAAATCAAACAGCTCGCGATCGCATAGCTGCGATGGCGCCACATTGCCGAGTGCCCGGAAGATCGACATCGTCCGGCCAGGCTGAATCCGCTCCCATTCATTGAGCATCTGCTTGATCTGCTGCCGTTGAAGATTGGGCTGGCTGCCGCACAGATTACAGGGGATGATCGGGTACTCGCGCAATTCGGCCAGTCGCGCCAGGTCATCCTCGCGGCAATAGGCCAATGGACGGATGACGATGTTGTCACCGTCGTCGCTGAGCAGCTTGGGGGGCATCGCCTTCAGGGCCGCGCCGTGAAACAGATTAAGAAAGAAGGTTTCCACGATATCGTTGAGGTGGTGACCGAGCGCAACCCGGGTCATGCCGTGACGGCGCGCAAACTCGTAGAGCGTGCCCCGTCGCAGCCGCGAACACAGGCCGCAGGTTGTCTTTCCCTCCGGCAGCACCCGCTGGACGATCGAGTAGGTGTCCTTCTCGATCACGTGCCACTCGACGCCCAGCGATTCCAGGTACTCCGGCAGCACATGCTCGGGGAAGCCGGGTTGCTTCTGGTCGAGATTGACCGCCACCAGATCGAACTCGATCGGGGCGGCCTGCTTCAGCCCAAGTAGCAGGTCCAGCATGGCGTAGGAGTCTTTGCCACCGGACAGGCACACCATGACGCGATCGCCGTCGGCGATCATGGCGTAGTCGGTCACGGCCTTGCCGACCTGGCGGCGCAGGCGCTTGATCAGCTTGTTGGCATCGTAGCGGCTCTTGCGCGTATCCCCGGCGGTCGGCTCGGTCGACTTGATGGTCAGGGGCAGGCTGGGCATACTCACGGGCTGGCTCCTCCAGAACAGTGGCGGGGGCATTGTAATCCAGACAGGGAACCGGCACCGCTCATGACGACCAGTCTCAGTGAGATCAACGCCCGCCTGGCCGAGCTGCGCGAAGAGCATCGTGACCTTGATGAGGCCATTGGCCAGATGTCGGACAATCGCGCCACCGATCAGCTGCAGCTTATCCGAATGAAGAAGCGTAAACTGCGCTTACGCGACCAGATCGCCTACTGGGAGAGCAAGCTCATTCCCGACCTGGATGCATGAGGAGCCTCTGAGTCGCAACTCAGGCGGCTTCCTGGTCGAGCTCGGGCAGCTGCGGGGTTACCTGGATGATGGTGTGCCGGATCTCCTTGGCCAGCACCAGCTTGGCATCTCGTGCGAAGTCTTCGAGCTGACGATCAAAGGTCAGGTGACCATCGTCGTCACGGCCCAGGATGCCGCTTTCGAACAGCGACTCGATAAACTGCCGGAACAGCGTGCGATCGTAGAACTCCGGCGCTTCGAATTCGTGCAGCAGGGAAATTCGCTGGGCGCTTAGAATGCACAGTCGTTCCAGTTGCTTGCGCGTCATGCGACCCGAGCCGTTCTTGACCAGTACCGCTACGGTGATGAAGTAGCGTTCGAAAGTCTGAAGCAGCGAGCCGCCGAGCAGCCGCAGATAGTAGCTCTCGTCGCTGCCGCCCGCGGCGCGCTGTAGAAACTCACCCGAAGAGCGCAACAGCCCCATGTCGATCAGTGCCTGCATGCAGCGCTCGATCACTCCAGAGAGTTCCTCGGGCTCCCACGGTAGAAAGAGTTCGCGCCGGATGAACGGGTAGACAAAGTGACTGAGCTGCTCGACGCGACCCTTTCGAACCCGTTGCACGTTCAAAAAGCAGCACGCGATCCAGGCGCTCATGGCCACCAGGTGGGCGATGTTGTTGCGGAAGTAGGTCAGCAGCACCGCGTTGGTGGCATCAGTGCGGATAATGTTGCCCAGCGGGTGTTCCTGTCGCTCGATAATGCCCAGTTCCAGGCCGTATTCGATCACCTGTCCGGGTGTGAGCGTGGTCAGGGTAATGCGATCGGAGTATGCGGTCAGCGCAATGATGTCTTTCAGCAGCCCGATGGTTCTTTCCAGATCGTCTTCGTCCAGCGCCTGCTTGCGACTGGCCAGCAGCGCGGTGGCGAGGAGGTTGATCGGGTTGACGTCCGCGCTGCGATTGATGTTGACCATGATCTGGCGGGCCAGGTCATCGACCATCCCGGAGAGCCAGCGGGGCTTGCTGTTCTCGTCCAGCGGCTCGCCGCTCCATTCCGGGTGATGCGCTTCGAGCAGGCGATTGAGCAGAATCGGCTCGCCAAAGCTCACCGCCACCTCGCCGTAGTTCTTGCGCAGGATATTGATGACGTTTCTGAAGTCCGACAGCGACTCCGGCTTTTTCTGGCGCCCGGACAGCTCCGAGATATACGAACTGCCTTCTGCCAGGCGCTCGTAGCCGATATACACCGGCTGGAACATCACCGGCTTGCCGGGATTTCGGAGAAAGGCGCGAATGGTGATGGACAGCATGCCGGCGCGCGGTGGCAGCAGCCGTCCGGTGCGCGAGCGCGTGCCCTCGATGAAATACTCCAGCGACACACCGCGGTCGAGAATCAACGTGACGTACTGGTTGAACACGGCAGCATACAGCGGCTGGGAGCGAAAGGTACGACGCAGGAAGAAAGCCCCGCCGCGCCTGAGCAACGGGCCCACCAGCGGCATGTTGAGATTGACCCCGGCGGCGATGTGCGGTGGCACGAAGCCCCGATGGTAGAGCAGCCAGGACAACAGCATGTAGTCCATGTGACTGCGATGACAGGGCACGTAGACGATTTCGTGACCGGGTGCCTGCTCGCGGAACTCGCTGAAATGGTGCACCGTGACCCCGCGGTAAATCCGGCTCCAGAACCAGCTCAACAGCAGGTCGGCAATGCGCACGAAGGTGTAGGAATAGTCGGCGGCGATTTCGTGGGCGTACTTGCGCGCCTCGGCCTCGGCCCGTTCACGGCTCATGTCGTCACGCCGCATCTTGGCCGCAATCGCCTCCTGCACCGCGGGGCTGCGCACCACGCGTTCGACCAGGGTGCGCCGGTGTGATCGATCGGGGCCGATGGCCGCGGTTCGCACGCGCTTGAAGTGAACCCGCAACACCCGGCTGACCCGTCTGAGCGCCTGCTCGCGGTCTTCGGTTTCCTCAAAGACGCGCTCAAGGGTAACCGGTTTGCCGAACTGCACCATGGTGGCCCGGCCGTTGATAAGGGTGCTGAACAAACGGCGAAGACGGCCCCCCACGCTCCAGTTTTCGGAAAACAGGATCTTGAAGAAACTCACTTCCTTATCGGGTGCGCGCCCGACCAGCACGGTGACTGGAACGATTTGCACCTGGGCCAGGCCATTATCGGCCGCAGCTTCAATCAGCTCACCCAGGATCCAGGAGTGCCGACGCTTTTTCGGGCGCCTGAGAATGAAGCCGCCGTAGCGCCGGCTGGCCCCGAAGCTGCGCGAAAACGAGGCCTTGCCGTGCTGGAATGGCACCAGCGGGCGTGGCAGGCGAAGACGCATGCAGACCTGTTCCAGGATCAGCACCGAGCTCAGCGCATAGGTGTCGATCATGTAGAACACCGGCCGGTCCCGGTCCAGTGCCAGGTCGTCGAAGTCCTCCGGCAGCACGGTGGAACGGACCCACCAGTGAAGAATGCGCCGCAGCAGCGCCAGCCAGGCCCCGTAGAGCGTGGTCAGGAATCGTTTGAATGGATGCGGATCAGCCATGCAGAGAGGCGTGCTTGGAAGCCGGAAAGAGGGCGAAACATTCTACCATTGACGATGCGCTTGCCCCTTGGAGCAAAAAAAACCGGGCTTGCGCAGAGGCTTGCCCGGCAATGGCACGGTCCGGAGAGGACTGTCCCGGTGGCGTCACGGACGCCGTTGTTGATCGTTCTGGCGACGGGTCGAGACCCGTACCGTGCAGCGCATGTTACGCAATTAACAGAACTTTATCAAGAGCCTGAGAAAATCTACACAAACCATTGAAATTATGTTGATTTCGCGGGTTACCCTGATTTGCGTCAGGCCGCCGACGGGCTCTTGATCGGCGATTCTCTCAGGTGTCGAAGTGCGCCGCGATCTGTTGCTGGATCTCAGCCGCGGCCGCGGCCGGGTCGCTGGCATCGCGGATGGGGCGGCCAACGACGATGTGATCGGCGCCGGCCTCGAAGGCCTCGGGCACCGACAGGGTGCGTTTTTGCTCGTCGATGTTGGCGACCGGGCGGATACCGGGGCAGACCACCACCAGCCGATGATCCACGTCGCGGCGCAGTGCCGGAACCTCAAGACCGGAGGAAATGACGCCCGTGCACCCAAGCTCGAAGGCGCGTCGGGCCCGCGACCGCACCAGTTGTTCGATGTCGCACTGAAAACCCAGGTCGTTCAGGTCGCCTTGATCCAGGCTGGTCAGGGCGGTCACTGCCAGAATGCCCATGTCACCGCGATGGGCCACGGCCGCTTCGAGCATGGCGTCGTTGCCGTGCACGGTCAGAAAGTCCACTTCGCGCCGCGCCAGCTGCGCGGTGGCACGACCCACGGTGGGCGGGATATCGAACAGCTTCAGGTCGGCGAACACCCGCTTGCCGGCGGCCTTCAGTTCGTCGGCCAGCGCGAAGTAATGTCCGCTGAGAAAGAACTCCAGACCCAGCTTGTAGAACTGTACGTGCTCGCCCAGGGTGCGGATCAGGCCGCGTGCCTGGTCGATATCCGGGACGTCGAGGGCAAAGATCAGGCGCTGATCAGTCGGAATCGGGGTGCGCTGGTTCATGATTCTCAAAGTGCTCCTTGATGGCCGGCCCGATCCGGGCCGGGTGATGCATGTGAAGATGATGGCCTCCGGGGCAATCCAGACTGGTTGCCTGCCGCAGCGCCGCCCGGCGTCGTCGGGCCATTTCTCGCGGCAATTTACTGCCGGGCGGGTCAGACTGGATCGTGAGTACCGGGCATTCTATCGCTCCGAGCAGTTCAAGCACCTGTGGCTCGGAGTAGCGATGCGACGAGGGCCAGCGCAAACGGGGATCGTGATGCCAGTAAACACCCTCCTGGCTGGTTCGGGTACCCCGCTCGGCAAGCATCCGGCTCGCCTCGAACCCCAGGTCGCCATTCTTTGCCCTGGCTTGCGCCGCAGCATCGAGATCGGCATGTCGCCGGGGCGTGTGGGGCCTGGAGCGCTCCACTGCTCGGCGCCAGCCGGCTACCGTGTCAGTGGCCGGCGCGCTCAAGGGGCCCGTTCCTTCGATGAGCACCAGTGAGCTGATCCGCTCTGGTGCGGCTGCGGCAGTGATGGCAGCCACCGCGCCGCCCAGGGAGTGACCGATGATTCCGGCCTTGTCCCAGCCCAGATGATCCATCGCGCCGAGCACATCGAAGACATAATCGTCGAAATGATAGCGCGCCTGATCCGGCCGTCGGGCCGACTCGCCATGGCCGGCAAAATCCAGCGCGATCAGATCGATACCGTCCAGCTCGTCGGCCAGTGGCAGAAACGAATGCGCGTTGTCGAGCCACCCATGCAGCGCCAGGACGCGATGTGGCCCCCGCCGCCAGCGCAGGCCGGCCAGATCGCCTACCTGCACTGATTCGGCACTCAATCCAGCCGCTCCAGCGATGCGTAGGCCAGCACCAGCCACTTGCTGCCGGCCGTTTCGAAATTGACCTGCACGCGTGCATTGTCGCCCTGGCCTTCCAGGCTGACCACGGTGCCGATCCCGAAACGTCCATGCTCCACCGTGCCTCCCAGCCTGAGGCCATGATCAGGCGCCGTGTCCGGCGCAGCGCTCATTCGGCCCATGCCCGCTCCGGCTTCGCCTGCGGAGGAGCGCGGTCGTACGGACTCGACCAGGTGCGTGG from Wenzhouxiangella sp. AB-CW3 includes:
- a CDS encoding alpha/beta fold hydrolase encodes the protein MSAESVQVGDLAGLRWRRGPHRVLALHGWLDNAHSFLPLADELDGIDLIALDFAGHGESARRPDQARYHFDDYVFDVLGAMDHLGWDKAGIIGHSLGGAVAAITAAAAPERISSLVLIEGTGPLSAPATDTVAGWRRAVERSRPHTPRRHADLDAAAQARAKNGDLGFEASRMLAERGTRTSQEGVYWHHDPRLRWPSSHRYSEPQVLELLGAIECPVLTIQSDPPGSKLPREMARRRRAALRQATSLDCPGGHHLHMHHPARIGPAIKEHFENHEPAHPDSD